Proteins from a genomic interval of Epinephelus fuscoguttatus linkage group LG16, E.fuscoguttatus.final_Chr_v1:
- the bmp5 gene encoding bone morphogenetic protein 5, with protein MTAFTPLSRAVLGLAWSCLSFLSCAHCGLSDNHVHSSFIYRRLRNHERREIQREILSILGLPHRPRPFSPGKQASSAPLFMLDLYNAMAVEAEEEEEEGAQHGAGKSFSAKAQGHSRKGYYSPQQAGYSRVAQPYRAAPLLGHSPALTTAHDTNFLNDADMVMSFVNLVEKDKDFSHQRRHYKEFRFDLTQIPDGEAVTAAEFRIYKDRSHARYDNVTLKVTIYQVIKEYQNKDAETFLLDSKKVQASDGGWLVFDITATSNHWVMNPQQNLGLQLCVETADGRSINIKSAGIIGRNGPQSKQPFLVAFFKASGVLLRSVRAAGGKKKNHNRNKSTNQQESSRAPKTGDYNTSEQKQACKKHELYVSFRDLGWQDWIIAPEGYAAFYCDGECSFPLNAHMNATNHAIVQTLVHLMFPDNVPKPCCAPTKLNAISVLYFDDSSNVILKKYRNMVVRSCGCH; from the exons ATGACAGCGTTTACACCCCTGAGCCGTGCTGTGCTTGGACTCGCGTGGAGCTGCTTGAGTTTTCTGTCGTGCGCTCATTGCGGCTTAAGTGACAACCATGTGCACTCCAGTTTTATTTACAGGAGGTTGCGCAATCACGAACGCAGGGAGATCCAGAGAGAGATCCTCTCCATCCTGGGCTTGCCTCACCGTCCGAGGCCCTTCTCTCCCGGTAAGCAGGCGTCCTCCGCGCCGCTCTTCATGCTCGACCTGTACAACGCCATGGCCgtggaggcggaggaggaggaggaggagggagcgcAGCACGGCGCGGGGAAGAGCTTCAGTGCCAAGGCTCAAGGGCACTCCAGGAAAGGTTACTACAGCCCACAGCAGGCCGGCTACTCCCGTGTGGCACAGCCTTACCGAGCGGCCCCTCTGTTAGGCCACAGCCCCGCACTCACCACAGCGCACGACACCAACTTTCTCAATGATGCCGacatggtcatgagctttgtcAATTTAG TGGAGAAAGATAAAGATTTTTCTCACCAACGGAGGCACTACAAGGAGTTCCGCTTCGATCTGACTCAGATCCCGGACGGAGAGGCGGTGACTGCTGCAGAGTTTCGGATCTATAAGGACCGCAGCCATGCTCGCTACGACAATGTTACTCTGAAGGTTACCATATATCAAGTCATCAAGGAATATCAGAACAA AGATGCAGAGACGTTCCTGCTTGACTCCAAAAAGGTCCAGGCATCCGATGGGGGCTGGCTTGTGTTTGACATCACGGCCACCAGTAACCACTGGGTGATGAACCCGCAGCAGAACCTGGGCCTGCAGCTCTGCGTGGAGACTGCGGATG GCCGAAGTATCAACATAAAGTCTGCTGGAATCATTGGGAGAAATGGGCCCCAGTCCAAACAGCCTTTCCTGGTTGCTTTCTTCAAGGCCAGTGGGGTGTTGCTTCGCTCTGTCAGAGCTgctggtgggaaaaaaaagaaccacAATCGCAATAAATCTACAAATCAACAAGAATCATCTAGGGCACCAAAAACTGGAG attACAACACAAGTGAACAGAAGCAAGCCTGCAAGAAGCATGAACTCTATGTCAGTTTTCGAGACTTAGGCTGGCAG GATTGGATCATTGCACCTGAGGGCTATGCTGCTTTTTACTGTGATGGTGAATGCTCTTTTCCACTCAACGCACACATGAATGCAACAAATCATGCGATTGTGCAAACCCTG GTCCATTTAATGTTTCCTGACAACGTGCCAAAGCCATGCTGTGCCCCGACCAAGCTCAACGCAATATCAGTGCTTTACTTTGATGACAGCTCGAACGTCATCCTCAAGAAATATAGAAATATGGTAGTTAGGTCTTGTGGTTGCCATTAG